From the genome of Pseudomonadota bacterium, one region includes:
- a CDS encoding 50S ribosomal protein L11 methyltransferase produces MTSIVLPEYCPDSNGDASLHIMVRFENRVTAEKFQQQFFGLGNDAVLHGKDRKLLTVQTRPGPRIDWYLQKLTVMLEKFTDELAGNESAEIVDTRLVTEKDRNDCKKAPDVFSCYPDLQFDSGKVFGSGTHPSTGLVIQAIEDVSEGRELFFRRVLDIGCGSGILSLLCALKGADAVLGIDISTEALEIARQNIIDNRLEALVRVSDTRLEDIQDTFDLVLANLTVSVLLRYMDEFRGKLNSGGVLIASGMQGRQGEVVKEMCLQRGFEELRSYQSGKWRAQSFRFNCQH; encoded by the coding sequence ATGACCTCCATTGTTCTGCCTGAATACTGTCCTGACAGCAATGGGGATGCAAGCCTTCATATTATGGTGCGTTTTGAAAACCGTGTTACCGCAGAAAAATTCCAGCAACAATTTTTCGGACTCGGCAATGATGCCGTACTCCACGGTAAAGATCGCAAGCTGTTAACGGTCCAGACCAGGCCCGGACCGCGGATTGACTGGTATCTCCAGAAGCTCACCGTCATGCTTGAAAAATTCACGGATGAACTGGCAGGCAATGAGTCAGCAGAAATAGTTGATACTCGACTTGTCACAGAAAAAGATCGTAACGATTGCAAGAAAGCTCCTGACGTTTTCTCGTGTTATCCTGATCTGCAATTTGACTCCGGCAAAGTTTTCGGCTCCGGGACTCATCCCAGCACCGGCCTTGTGATCCAGGCAATCGAGGATGTATCCGAGGGCAGAGAATTATTTTTCAGAAGGGTCCTGGACATCGGCTGCGGCTCCGGAATACTTTCGCTGCTTTGCGCACTTAAAGGTGCTGACGCGGTCCTGGGTATTGATATATCCACCGAGGCTCTGGAAATAGCCCGGCAGAATATCATTGATAACCGGCTTGAGGCCTTGGTCCGCGTTTCTGATACAAGGCTTGAAGACATTCAGGACACTTTCGATCTGGTCCTGGCAAATCTCACCGTGTCGGTCTTGTTACGCTATATGGATGAGTTTCGAGGTAAACTGAATTCCGGAGGAGTGTTGATTGCTTCTGGTATGCAGGGCCGGCAGGGAGAAGTTGTCAAAGAGATGTGTCTGCAAAGAGGATTTGAAGAATTACGTTCCTACCAATCAGGAAAGTGGCGGGCTCAGAGTTTTCGTTTTAATTGCCAGCATTAA
- the kdsB gene encoding 3-deoxy-manno-octulosonate cytidylyltransferase, giving the protein MDLKHKSEPKVVAIIPARYHSNRFEGKPLADILGKPMIQHVYERALAVPLLQRVAVATDDQRIADCVRSFGGEVVMTSPDHVSGTDRLAEAATLMEIPEQDVVVNIQGDQPLFEVAVVEQVARPLLDDPALPMATLIYKIIRKEEINDPNHVKTVFDRNGKALYFSRSSIPFQRNPEEPVSPTYYKHLGFYAYRKGFLLTFVSLPEGEWEKFEKLEQLRALEYGYSIKVVLTDHDSIEVDTPKDLERVVEMVRLQNNR; this is encoded by the coding sequence ATGGACCTGAAACATAAGAGCGAGCCAAAGGTGGTGGCGATCATTCCGGCTCGATATCATTCCAATCGTTTTGAAGGAAAACCCCTGGCCGATATTCTCGGCAAGCCGATGATCCAGCATGTTTATGAACGCGCTTTAGCTGTGCCTCTTCTGCAAAGAGTCGCAGTTGCCACCGATGACCAGCGGATTGCCGATTGCGTCAGGAGTTTCGGTGGTGAAGTGGTTATGACCAGTCCTGACCATGTCTCCGGCACTGACCGTCTGGCTGAGGCAGCAACATTGATGGAGATTCCCGAACAGGACGTTGTGGTCAATATCCAGGGAGACCAGCCGCTGTTTGAAGTGGCAGTTGTCGAGCAGGTGGCAAGACCGCTGCTTGATGACCCCGCTCTGCCCATGGCCACCCTTATCTATAAGATAATCAGGAAAGAAGAGATCAATGATCCCAATCATGTCAAAACGGTTTTCGACCGCAACGGCAAGGCCCTGTATTTTTCCCGCTCATCGATCCCTTTTCAGCGGAATCCGGAGGAGCCTGTTTCGCCGACGTATTATAAGCACCTGGGGTTTTATGCCTATCGTAAGGGATTTCTTCTGACCTTTGTCAGCCTCCCGGAAGGGGAATGGGAGAAATTTGAAAAGCTCGAACAGCTTCGTGCCCTGGAATACGGCTATTCAATCAAGGTGGTGTTGACCGATCATGATTCCATCGAAGTGGATACTCCCAAAGACCTTGAGCGGGTTGTGGAGATGGTCCGATTACAGAATAATCGATAA
- a CDS encoding DUF1015 domain-containing protein — MAIIAPFRGLRFNTEKIAHLEEVVTPPYDVIDEKAQARFVEKNPYNMVQLDLSKKVSTEESYANARALFQQWQDERILVRDTEPALYLYHIEYTHPSGTRLTRKGFVSLVQLAEFSEGIVKPHEKTFSEVTVGRAKLMDACKTNFSKIFSLYADQEGEIIRLLEDAKSGKPLCSVDDLDGNKHTIWEVTDFMVIDQVRGLLRDRALYIADGHHRYTTALNYRQLIRERQGELPSDSPFNHVMMYLCDMEDPGLSVLPTHRLLRLPGVRSADDCVKALKKGFTIEEISGGSREVLLAEVFARLDEEKQSGGMFGFYHPEEDRCFLMKIKDSVYRKAMKGLQPGPLLDLDVVMLSEFALEKMLGLSHETCERENLIDYYSDPDAALDGAVKEYTLNPAYTPMLFLMNETPVSQVKRVADENLVMPHKSTYFYPKILTGLVMNKLVEGESVF, encoded by the coding sequence ATGGCAATCATAGCACCGTTTCGCGGATTACGATTTAACACCGAAAAAATTGCTCATCTGGAGGAGGTTGTCACTCCGCCGTATGATGTGATAGATGAGAAGGCACAGGCCAGGTTCGTTGAGAAAAATCCATATAATATGGTTCAGCTTGACCTCAGCAAAAAAGTAAGCACTGAAGAGAGTTACGCCAATGCCCGGGCCCTTTTTCAGCAATGGCAGGACGAAAGGATTCTTGTAAGGGATACCGAGCCCGCGCTGTATCTCTATCATATTGAATATACGCATCCGTCCGGTACCCGTCTCACCAGAAAGGGTTTTGTTTCGCTGGTGCAGCTGGCGGAATTTTCCGAAGGGATTGTCAAGCCCCATGAAAAGACATTTTCCGAAGTGACTGTCGGCCGCGCCAAGTTGATGGATGCCTGTAAAACAAATTTCAGCAAGATATTTTCTCTTTATGCGGACCAGGAAGGAGAAATTATCAGGCTTCTTGAGGATGCAAAATCCGGCAAACCCCTGTGCTCTGTGGATGATCTGGACGGCAATAAGCACACCATCTGGGAAGTGACGGATTTTATGGTTATCGACCAGGTTCGGGGCCTGCTGAGAGACAGAGCGTTATATATTGCCGACGGTCATCACCGTTACACCACCGCTCTCAATTACCGTCAACTCATCCGGGAACGACAGGGAGAATTGCCTTCAGACAGCCCATTCAATCATGTCATGATGTATCTTTGCGATATGGAAGATCCGGGGCTGTCGGTGTTGCCCACTCATCGTCTGCTGCGTCTTCCCGGAGTGCGGTCGGCGGATGATTGCGTCAAGGCGCTTAAAAAAGGATTTACGATTGAGGAAATCAGCGGCGGCTCCAGAGAAGTCCTCCTTGCCGAGGTGTTCGCCCGTCTTGATGAGGAAAAGCAATCAGGTGGAATGTTTGGTTTTTATCATCCAGAGGAAGACCGCTGTTTTTTGATGAAAATAAAAGATTCGGTCTATCGAAAGGCAATGAAGGGGCTCCAGCCCGGCCCCCTTCTTGATCTTGATGTGGTGATGCTTTCGGAATTTGCTCTGGAGAAAATGCTCGGTCTCTCCCATGAGACATGCGAAAGAGAAAATCTCATTGATTATTACAGTGATCCTGATGCCGCACTGGATGGAGCAGTTAAGGAATATACCTTGAACCCCGCCTACACTCCCATGCTTTTTCTGATGAATGAAACCCCGGTTTCACAGGTGAAGCGCGTTGCCGATGAAAATCTGGTCATGCCGCATAAGTCGACCTATTTCTACCCAAAGATTCTTACCGGTCTGGTTATGAATAAGCTTGTTGAGGGTGAAAGTGTTTTTTAG
- the mdh gene encoding malate dehydrogenase, with amino-acid sequence MRNKITIIGAGNVGATAAHWAASRGLGDVVLLDVVKGVPQGKALDLSQSGPVDGFSNRVTGSNDYKDSADSDVVIITAGLARKPGMSRDDLLTKNVAIVKSCADQAAKHSPNCVLIVVTNPIDAMVYTAFKVSGFPRNRVIGMAGVLDSARYRTFLSQALGVAPQDVSAMVMGIHGDNMLPLVRLANVSGVPVTDLLSSDELAAIVKRTQQGGIEIVNHLKTGSAFYTPGLAAVEMAQAILEDSKRVLPCAAYLEGEFGFSGCFLGVPVVLGSNGVERIIEFKLTDEEKTAMAESEVAVRKQMAATGL; translated from the coding sequence ATGAGAAATAAAATCACCATAATCGGTGCCGGAAATGTCGGTGCCACCGCAGCGCACTGGGCTGCAAGCCGTGGCCTTGGGGATGTTGTCTTACTGGATGTTGTTAAAGGAGTCCCCCAGGGAAAGGCCCTGGATCTTTCCCAGTCCGGGCCGGTTGACGGCTTTTCGAACAGGGTTACAGGATCCAATGACTATAAAGATTCGGCTGACTCGGATGTTGTTATCATCACCGCGGGACTTGCCAGAAAACCCGGAATGAGCAGGGATGATCTCCTTACCAAGAATGTCGCCATTGTAAAATCCTGTGCTGACCAGGCGGCAAAACATTCGCCCAACTGCGTATTGATCGTAGTGACCAATCCCATCGATGCCATGGTGTACACGGCATTCAAGGTGTCCGGGTTCCCCCGGAACCGGGTAATCGGCATGGCCGGGGTGCTGGATTCAGCCAGATACCGGACATTTCTTTCTCAAGCACTGGGGGTTGCCCCGCAAGATGTGAGCGCCATGGTTATGGGAATCCACGGTGATAATATGCTGCCCCTGGTGAGATTGGCAAATGTCTCCGGGGTGCCGGTAACCGATTTACTGTCCAGCGATGAGCTTGCCGCAATTGTCAAGCGCACCCAGCAGGGCGGCATTGAGATCGTCAATCATCTGAAAACCGGCAGCGCCTTCTATACACCGGGTCTTGCCGCGGTGGAAATGGCTCAGGCAATTTTAGAGGACAGCAAACGTGTTTTGCCTTGCGCAGCCTATCTTGAAGGAGAATTCGGCTTTTCCGGATGTTTCCTCGGAGTTCCGGTTGTGCTTGGCAGTAATGGGGTGGAAAGAATCATTGAGTTTAAGTTGACTGATGAGGAAAAGACGGCAATGGCTGAATCCGAAGTGGCGGTGCGCAAGCAGATGGCTGCAACCGGATTATAA
- a CDS encoding radical SAM protein, whose protein sequence is MANDQNLLISETFYSIQGESSFAGYPCAFIRLAGCNLRCTYCDSRYTYEEVGHEVSVPDLLAFTDQYPEALVEITGGEPLVQENIYPLMTALVDSGRTVLLETNGSLDISRVPEKVVKIMDLKCPESGMNKQMLMENIRRLTPKDDLKFVICSRLDYDWATETINDHQLLGAPNGPTLIFSPALNRLEPALMARWLLEDKLQIKMQVQLHKFLWPDKSRGV, encoded by the coding sequence TTGGCAAATGACCAAAATCTCCTCATTTCCGAGACCTTCTACAGTATACAGGGTGAATCATCCTTTGCCGGCTATCCCTGTGCTTTTATCAGGCTTGCCGGATGCAATCTGCGCTGCACCTACTGCGATTCCCGCTATACTTATGAAGAAGTTGGTCACGAAGTTTCCGTGCCGGACCTCCTGGCCTTTACCGATCAATACCCAGAAGCCCTGGTGGAAATAACCGGCGGCGAACCCCTTGTGCAGGAAAACATTTATCCCCTGATGACTGCCCTGGTGGACTCGGGGAGGACCGTGCTGCTTGAAACCAACGGCAGCCTGGATATCTCCCGGGTTCCGGAAAAAGTTGTAAAGATTATGGACCTTAAATGCCCGGAAAGCGGCATGAACAAACAGATGCTCATGGAAAATATTCGGCGGCTTACTCCAAAAGACGACCTTAAATTTGTGATTTGCTCAAGGCTGGACTATGACTGGGCAACAGAAACAATCAATGACCATCAACTGCTCGGTGCCCCAAACGGTCCGACGCTTATCTTTTCACCGGCACTCAACCGCCTCGAACCCGCCTTGATGGCCCGATGGCTGCTTGAGGACAAACTGCAGATAAAAATGCAGGTTCAACTGCACAAATTCCTCTGGCCCGATAAATCCCGTGGCGTTTAG
- a CDS encoding YvcK family protein — protein MFSKKNSDITSLIKNLEKTRFDPLDFLPPGDLVEKMINLVIMGVPPVGPAKVTAALSDLEGALAQVDTSALNVVVFGGGTGLSNVIGGDSRIPLWPRSPFKGMKDTFPNTRSVVCVTDDGGSTGEFFKELPIIALGDLRHVLLSSIRRQNLLKQYSLSEEEAYLTAGNLHSLFNYRYSQRPASAEELIELSCVSPESMPHILRQALRDLLENIFLDERLNAQLDHRHCLGNLLLAAAIFKNLSPAEKNFDSAIIKGLRVLAEIIGAEPDSVLPCTTTPAQLKILYTNGVLVTGENKSAYAQRGYPVDRVFVEFDDTPHVPDEVMASIAQADIILFAPGSLFTSIIPILRVPGIARAIRANNKALKILVANLWIQKGETDIASDDPRRRFYVSDLVKAYHRNIPGGVHGLFHQVLTLRLQDIPGSVLQNYAVEGKVPIYLDNDRVREMGLTPFEARIFSQNALDERKVIQHDPESLATTVKTIWAARSYLSNGSAKNLPGCEDNEKLIINPGHETPNLRYAKIIHLLSGLDLDSEVRDSICRILWNHQDIPVSHLQNIRGVKLIDDDLWKRSQEWDNIFSFYDPDDGVIKIRQDIFDKPERFEVAFLVALGQSLLGNYAAKKEMLQLDEESENLGKIFQLTVRDQSSWNCYFTAQELDIYLRLARMIRSAKDPSLYTRLVNGYEGFTPPGLLFGLTYGWYLDNRFAAHIEYKMAIKHTEISDLIPEQVRVYDRRQAIIDFFREVVFRYDPSLYESGRTSSKHL, from the coding sequence ATGTTTTCAAAAAAGAATTCCGACATAACATCGCTGATAAAGAACCTGGAAAAGACCAGGTTTGATCCGCTGGATTTTCTGCCTCCCGGAGATCTTGTCGAGAAAATGATCAACCTCGTTATCATGGGGGTTCCTCCGGTTGGACCGGCAAAAGTCACAGCCGCATTGTCGGACCTCGAAGGTGCACTGGCGCAGGTGGACACCTCAGCCCTGAATGTCGTGGTTTTCGGTGGCGGCACCGGGCTTTCAAATGTTATTGGCGGCGACAGCAGAATCCCTTTGTGGCCGCGTTCGCCGTTCAAGGGCATGAAAGATACATTCCCCAACACCCGGTCCGTTGTCTGTGTCACCGATGACGGTGGATCAACCGGAGAATTTTTCAAGGAGCTGCCGATTATCGCCCTGGGCGACTTAAGGCATGTTCTGCTTTCTTCCATAAGAAGACAGAATCTTCTGAAACAATATTCCTTATCAGAAGAAGAGGCTTATCTGACTGCCGGCAATCTCCATTCATTATTTAATTATCGCTATTCGCAAAGACCTGCATCGGCGGAAGAACTTATTGAATTGAGTTGCGTCAGCCCTGAGAGTATGCCGCACATTTTAAGGCAGGCGCTCAGGGATCTTTTGGAAAATATTTTCCTGGACGAACGTCTTAATGCCCAGTTGGATCACAGGCATTGCCTGGGCAATCTGCTTCTTGCCGCAGCGATTTTCAAGAATCTCTCGCCCGCAGAGAAGAATTTTGATTCTGCTATAATAAAGGGCTTGCGGGTTCTTGCTGAAATTATCGGTGCTGAGCCTGATTCGGTCCTTCCTTGCACAACAACCCCTGCACAATTAAAAATTCTGTATACCAACGGCGTTCTGGTCACCGGCGAGAATAAATCCGCCTATGCCCAGCGCGGCTATCCTGTTGATCGGGTTTTTGTTGAATTCGATGATACCCCGCATGTGCCTGATGAGGTCATGGCGAGCATTGCTCAGGCGGATATTATTTTATTTGCTCCGGGGAGTCTTTTTACCAGCATAATCCCGATTTTAAGGGTCCCTGGAATTGCCCGGGCAATCCGCGCCAATAACAAAGCGCTGAAAATCCTGGTGGCAAATCTCTGGATCCAGAAAGGCGAGACGGACATTGCAAGCGATGATCCGCGACGCCGTTTTTATGTGTCTGATCTGGTCAAGGCATACCATCGGAATATACCCGGAGGTGTGCATGGGCTTTTCCATCAGGTTCTTACCCTGAGGCTTCAGGACATACCAGGGAGTGTTCTGCAGAACTATGCGGTTGAGGGAAAGGTGCCAATTTATCTTGATAATGACCGGGTGCGCGAAATGGGGCTCACCCCGTTTGAGGCGAGAATTTTTTCACAAAACGCCCTTGATGAAAGAAAGGTAATCCAGCATGATCCCGAATCCCTTGCAACTACGGTAAAAACTATCTGGGCGGCCCGAAGTTATCTGTCGAACGGTTCGGCAAAAAATCTTCCCGGGTGTGAAGATAACGAAAAGTTGATTATCAACCCCGGTCATGAAACGCCCAATCTCCGATATGCAAAAATTATACACCTGCTTTCCGGACTTGATCTGGATTCAGAGGTACGGGATTCGATTTGCCGTATCCTCTGGAACCATCAGGATATCCCGGTTTCACATCTGCAAAACATCAGAGGCGTTAAGCTGATTGATGATGATCTCTGGAAACGTTCCCAGGAATGGGATAATATTTTTTCCTTTTATGATCCTGACGACGGGGTCATAAAAATCAGGCAGGACATCTTTGACAAACCGGAGCGCTTTGAAGTGGCTTTTCTGGTGGCTTTAGGGCAGTCGCTTCTGGGAAATTACGCTGCAAAAAAGGAAATGCTTCAACTGGATGAAGAAAGTGAGAATCTGGGGAAAATTTTTCAGCTTACGGTGCGCGATCAATCATCCTGGAATTGTTATTTTACCGCACAGGAACTCGATATATATCTGCGGCTGGCAAGGATGATCCGCTCGGCCAAGGATCCCAGCCTTTATACCCGCCTGGTTAATGGTTATGAAGGTTTTACGCCGCCTGGCCTTCTTTTCGGCCTGACCTACGGCTGGTATCTGGACAACAGATTTGCAGCACATATAGAGTATAAAATGGCCATTAAGCACACTGAAATTTCAGATCTTATTCCGGAGCAGGTCAGGGTATACGATCGCCGTCAGGCAATAATAGATTTTTTCCGGGAAGTGGTTTTCCGCTACGATCCATCCCTTTATGAATCCGGAAGAACATCATCAAAACATCTTTAA
- the queD gene encoding 6-carboxytetrahydropterin synthase QueD yields the protein MFDIFIETHFSAGHHLRDYPGNCEQPHGHNWTVKVTVRATELDELGMGVDFRTIKNALNEVLDGLDHRNLNEHPDFLTKNPSSENIAVHIFDNLKKDLTSERYHLYSITVGETTNTGATYFGK from the coding sequence ATGTTCGATATCTTCATAGAAACCCATTTTTCAGCCGGCCACCACCTGCGCGATTATCCCGGCAACTGCGAACAACCCCACGGTCATAACTGGACCGTCAAAGTAACGGTGCGGGCCACTGAACTTGATGAATTAGGCATGGGTGTCGATTTCCGCACCATTAAAAACGCCCTTAATGAAGTCCTCGATGGACTTGACCACCGTAATCTCAACGAGCATCCCGACTTCCTGACCAAAAATCCTTCCTCGGAAAATATCGCCGTCCATATCTTTGACAATCTCAAAAAGGATCTCACGTCAGAGCGTTATCATCTTTACAGCATTACGGTGGGCGAAACCACGAATACTGGTGCCACTTATTTTGGCAAATGA